Proteins co-encoded in one Malus sylvestris chromosome 9, drMalSylv7.2, whole genome shotgun sequence genomic window:
- the LOC126583168 gene encoding 2-hydroxyacyl-CoA lyase-like has protein sequence MGESTTTALDGNQLIAKALARFGVDHMFGVVGIPVTSLANRAVSLGIRFIAFHNEQSAGYAASAYGYLTGRPGVLLTVSGPGCVHGLAGLSNAMTNAWPMVMISGSCDQKDFGRGDFQELDQIAAVEPFSKFSAKAKSIKEIPDCVFQALAEAGSGRPGGCYLDFPSDVLHQTISEAEAESLLATAADKFGESESEKVLKVQNSQIDEAVSLLRHAERPLIVFGKGAAFARAENELGKLVERTGIPFLPTPMGKGLLPDTHELAATAARSLAIGKCDVALVVGARLNWLLHFGEPPKWSKDVKFILVDVSKEEIELRKPHLGLVGDAKLVLEKINLGIKDDPFCLGRSHSWVAAISSKVKDNVSKMEAQLAKEVVPFNFLTPMKIIRDAIAGLGSPAPILVSEGANTMDVGRSVLVQTEPRTRLDAGTWGTMGVGLGYCIAAAVASPDRLVVAVEGDSGFGFSAMEVETLVRYQLPVVVIVFNNGGVYGGDRRSPDEISGPYKDDPAPTSFIPNAGYHTLIEAFGGKGYLVGTPEELKSAISESFSARKPAVINVVIDPYAGAESGRLQHKN, from the exons ATGGGTGAATCAACCACAACCGCACTCGATGGCAACCAGCTGATCGCCAAGGCCCTTGCCCGATTCGGCGTCGACCACATGTTCGGCGTCGTGGGAATTCCTGTTACCTCGCTCGCGAACCGTGCGGTCTCGCTCGGAATCCGGTTTATTGCCTTCCACAACGAGCAGTCCGCGGGTTACGCCGCCTCCGCCTACGGGTATCTAACTGGTCGACCCGGGGTCCTCCTCACGGTCTCGGGTCCCGGATGCGTCCACGGGCTCGCCGGTCTTTCCAACGCCATGACCAATGCTTGGCCCATGGTGATGATCTCTGGTTCGTGCGACCAGAAAGATTTCGGCCGCGGCGATTTCCAGGAGCTCGATCAGATCGCAGCCGTCGAACCCTTTTCCAAATTCTCCGCCAAAGCTAAATCAATCAAAGAAATCCCGGATTGCGTGTTTCAGGCTCTCGCTGAAGCCGGTTCGGGTCGACCCGGAGGGTGCTATTTGGATTTTCCGTCGGATGTTCTGCACCAGACAATTTCTGAGGCGGAGGCTGAGAGCTTATTGGCCACCGCTGCCGATAAATTCGGAGAGTCGGAGTCGGAGAAGGTTCTGAAAGTACAGAATTCGCAGATTGATGAAGCGGTTTCGCTGCTACGGCACGCGGAGCGGCCGTTGATTGTGTTTGGGAAAGGAGCTGCATTTGCTCGAGCGGAGAATGAGTTGGGGAAACTAGTGGAGAGGACCGGAATCCCATTTTTGCCCACTCCAATGGGGAAGGGACTGTTGCCTGATACTCATGAGCTGGCGGCGACGGCAGCGAGGTCTCTGGCGATCGGGAAATGTGATGTGGCGCTCGTTGTCGGCGCCAGGCTTAACTGGCTTTTGCACTTTGGTGAGCCTCCCAAATGGTCTAAGGATGTGAAGTTCATTTTGGTTGATGTTAGTAAGGAAGAGATTGAGCTGCGAAAACCGCATTTGGGTTTGGTTGGAGATGCAAAGTTGGTGTTGGAAAAGATCAATTTGGGGATCAAGGATGACCCTTTTTGTTTGGGGAGGTCTCATTCGTGGGTTGCAGCGATTTCAAGTAAGGTGAAGGacaatgtttcaaaaatggAGGCTCAGTTGGCTAAGGAAGTTGTGCCATTTAATTTCTTGACGCCAATGAAGATTATTAGAGATGCAATTGCAGGGTTGGGGAGCCCTGCTCCTATACTGGTTTCTGAGGGGGCTAACACCATGGATGTGGGTCGGTCTGTGTTGGTTCAGACCGAGCCAAGGACCAGGTTGGATGCAGGGACTTGGGGAACAATGGGGGTTGGTTTGGGTTACTGCATTGCGGCTGCGGTGGCTTCTCCTGACCGGCTTGTTGTTGCAGTGGAAGGGGATTCAGGTTTTGGGTTCAGTGCAATGGAAGTTGAG ACATTGGTTCGATACCAGTTACCTGTTGTCGTGATAGTCTTTAACAATGGTGGTGTATATGGTGGTGATCGAAGAAGCCCAGATGAAATTAGTGGGCCTTACAAAGATGACCCTGCTCCTACTTCCTTCATCCCAAATGCGGGTTATCACACTCTGATTGAAGCATTTGGAGGCAAAGGATATCTTGTTGGGACACCTGAAGAACTCAAGTCTGCCATTTCAGAATCATTCTCCGCACGAAAACCTGCTGTTATAAATGTAGTTATTGATCCTTATGCTGGTGCAGAAAGTGGGAGGCTTCAACATAAGAACTGA